A region of Pyxidicoccus parkwaysis DNA encodes the following proteins:
- a CDS encoding ExbD/TolR family protein — protein MHSQKRSFVKPQAALQSEINVTPLVDVVLVLLIIFMVLTPLMTKDLLVQLPEQDTTPVDPPTTDTKQWVVGLTPEGRLTLNDEPVADADYVPRLKQVMETRPRGQRHVFFKMDDRAGYGRLVTALDGAKAAGAEELGVLTD, from the coding sequence ATGCACAGCCAGAAGCGCAGCTTCGTGAAGCCCCAGGCGGCCCTCCAGTCCGAAATCAACGTCACGCCGCTGGTGGACGTGGTGCTGGTGCTGCTCATCATCTTCATGGTCCTCACGCCGCTGATGACGAAGGACCTGCTGGTGCAGCTCCCGGAGCAGGACACCACGCCCGTGGACCCGCCCACGACCGACACGAAGCAGTGGGTGGTGGGGCTCACGCCCGAGGGCCGGCTCACGCTGAACGACGAGCCGGTGGCCGACGCGGACTACGTGCCTCGCCTGAAGCAGGTGATGGAGACGCGGCCTCGGGGTCAGCGGCACGTGTTCTTCAAGATGGATGACCGCGCGGGCTACGGCCGGCTGGTGACGGCGCTGGACGGGGCGAAGGCCGCGGGGGCGGAGGAGCTGGGCGTCCTCACGGACTGA
- a CDS encoding phosphatase PAP2 family protein — protein sequence MSGLDVAVTRLLGMLLLLFACLLGFIALSDEVSEGETQDFDERVLRALRSPEDPAVPRGPWWLAVSAEELTSLGGVTVLALVTLMVCGFLALARRYRTLLLVLVATVGGAGLNLVLKRFFARPRPSVVPHLTEVMTQSFPSGHAMLSAIVYLTLGGLLAQLAEHRRLKAYILGLSLLLPFLVGLTRVYLGVHYPTDVLGGWVAGLAWALLSAVMARTLRRRSPALRAEAHKPVE from the coding sequence ATGTCGGGGCTGGACGTGGCGGTGACGCGGCTGCTGGGGATGCTGTTGCTCCTGTTCGCATGCCTGCTGGGGTTCATCGCGCTCTCGGACGAGGTGTCCGAGGGCGAGACGCAGGACTTCGATGAGCGGGTGCTGCGCGCGCTGCGCAGCCCGGAGGACCCGGCGGTGCCTCGCGGCCCGTGGTGGCTGGCGGTGTCGGCGGAGGAGCTGACGTCCCTGGGCGGGGTGACGGTGCTGGCCCTCGTCACGCTGATGGTGTGCGGCTTCCTGGCCCTGGCGCGGCGCTACCGGACGCTGCTGCTCGTGCTGGTGGCGACGGTGGGCGGCGCGGGGCTGAATCTGGTGCTCAAGCGGTTTTTCGCGAGACCGCGTCCCTCGGTGGTGCCGCACCTCACGGAGGTGATGACCCAGAGCTTCCCGAGCGGGCACGCCATGCTGTCGGCCATCGTGTACCTCACGCTCGGCGGATTGTTGGCGCAACTCGCCGAGCACCGGCGGCTCAAGGCGTACATCCTGGGCCTGTCGCTGCTGCTGCCGTTCCTCGTGGGGCTGACGCGTGTGTACCTGGGCGTGCACTACCCCACGGACGTGCTCGGAGGTTGGGTGGCGGGGCTCGCGTGGGCGCTGCTCAGCGCCGTCATGGCGCGCACCCTGCGGCGGCGGAGCCCCGCGCTCCGAGCGGAGGCGCACAAGCCGGTGGAGTGA
- a CDS encoding ExbD/TolR family protein produces the protein MGMSAGGRQGGPKSEINITPLVDVVLVLLIIFMVVTPMMQSGKPVDLPKATRVEGEAQKDPLVLSVTPDRKVFVESDAYPDEAALKARLQAELSRQPGRRVLLKADQSLACGDVRKVIQMARAAGVERVAFGVESLEPQ, from the coding sequence ATGGGAATGTCCGCCGGGGGCCGCCAGGGTGGCCCCAAGAGTGAAATCAACATCACCCCGCTCGTCGATGTGGTGCTGGTCCTCCTCATCATCTTCATGGTGGTGACGCCGATGATGCAGAGCGGGAAGCCCGTGGACCTGCCCAAGGCGACCCGGGTGGAGGGGGAGGCCCAGAAGGACCCGCTGGTCCTCTCCGTGACGCCGGACCGCAAGGTGTTCGTCGAGTCGGACGCCTACCCGGACGAGGCGGCGCTCAAGGCCCGCCTCCAGGCCGAGCTGAGCCGGCAGCCCGGGCGCCGCGTCCTGCTCAAGGCCGACCAGTCCCTGGCCTGCGGCGACGTGCGCAAGGTCATCCAGATGGCGCGGGCCGCCGGAGTCGAGCGAGTGGCCTTCGGCGTCGAGTCACTCGAGCCGCAGTGA
- a CDS encoding NAD-dependent succinate-semialdehyde dehydrogenase, with amino-acid sequence MAIATIDPTTGKTLRTFATHTAEELEAKLQLATDTFATYRQTQFAERATWMRRAAELLEAESSRYGRIMTEEMGKPLEAAKAEARKCATACRYYVSKAEGLLRDQPIEVGGDRAFVRYQPLGPVLAIMPWNFPFWQVVRFAAPALMAGNVGLLKHAHNVPQCALALEEVFLQAGFPKGAFQALMIETSEVNRVIDDPRVKAVTLTGSEGAGRAVGAAAGRAIKKVVLELGGSDPFVVMPSADLDRAVETAVTARLINNGQSCIAAKRFIVAESIAADFERRFVERMKRVTVGDPMDPKTDLGPLATEGILKGLHAQVEESVKAGTRLLLGGKPLERPGNFYPATVLADPPPKAPAFHDELFGPVATLLRARDVDHAIELANATPFGLGASVWTRDEAEQRRFIDGIDSGMVFVNEMVASDPRLPFGGVKHSGHGRELADLGLREFVNAKTVRISSGTPQPPAPKHAVSE; translated from the coding sequence ATGGCCATCGCCACCATCGACCCGACGACGGGCAAGACGCTGCGAACCTTCGCCACGCACACCGCCGAGGAACTGGAGGCGAAGCTCCAGCTCGCGACGGACACATTCGCCACGTACCGGCAGACGCAATTCGCCGAGCGCGCCACGTGGATGCGCCGCGCCGCGGAATTGCTGGAGGCGGAGTCCTCCCGCTACGGCCGCATCATGACGGAAGAGATGGGCAAGCCGCTGGAGGCGGCCAAGGCCGAGGCGCGCAAGTGCGCCACCGCGTGCCGCTACTACGTCTCCAAGGCGGAGGGGCTGCTGAGGGACCAGCCGATTGAAGTGGGCGGCGACAGGGCCTTCGTGCGCTACCAGCCGCTGGGGCCGGTGCTGGCCATCATGCCGTGGAACTTCCCCTTCTGGCAGGTGGTGCGCTTCGCCGCGCCGGCGCTGATGGCGGGCAACGTGGGGCTGCTCAAGCACGCGCACAACGTGCCGCAGTGCGCGCTGGCGCTGGAGGAGGTGTTCCTCCAGGCGGGATTCCCGAAGGGCGCCTTCCAGGCGCTGATGATTGAGACCTCGGAGGTCAACCGCGTCATCGATGACCCGCGCGTGAAGGCGGTGACGCTGACGGGCAGCGAGGGCGCGGGCCGGGCGGTGGGCGCGGCGGCGGGCCGGGCCATCAAGAAGGTGGTGCTGGAATTGGGCGGGAGCGACCCGTTCGTCGTCATGCCGAGCGCGGACCTGGACAGGGCGGTGGAGACGGCGGTGACGGCGCGGCTCATCAACAACGGCCAGTCCTGCATCGCGGCCAAGCGCTTCATCGTCGCGGAGAGCATCGCCGCGGACTTCGAGCGCCGCTTCGTGGAGCGCATGAAGCGCGTGACGGTGGGAGACCCCATGGACCCGAAGACGGACCTGGGGCCGCTGGCCACCGAGGGAATCCTCAAGGGGCTGCACGCGCAGGTGGAGGAGAGCGTGAAGGCCGGCACGCGGCTGCTCTTGGGCGGCAAGCCGCTGGAGCGTCCGGGCAACTTCTACCCGGCCACCGTGCTCGCGGACCCGCCGCCCAAGGCACCGGCCTTCCATGACGAGCTGTTCGGCCCGGTGGCCACGCTGCTGCGGGCGCGCGACGTGGACCATGCAATCGAGCTCGCCAACGCGACGCCCTTCGGCCTGGGCGCCAGCGTGTGGACGCGCGACGAGGCGGAGCAGCGGCGCTTCATCGACGGAATCGACTCCGGGATGGTCTTCGTCAACGAGATGGTGGCCTCGGACCCGAGGCTGCCCTTCGGCGGGGTGAAGCACTCCGGCCACGGGCGCGAACTGGCGGACCTGGGCCTCCGCGAGTTCGTCAACGCGAAGACGGTGCGAATCTCCTCGGGCACGCCGCAGCCGCCCGCGCCGAAGCACGCGGTCAGCGAGTAG
- a CDS encoding serine/threonine protein kinase — MRATATALSIITTVLLVTSSGCTTPGGVALRSDGSPGPQECPEKALEVMRYLKIRVGDAALVELDANQIRSRRVTLYDGPIESMLKEDLGTLEATTRLYGKVWTSGPQVVIRWYQAHPPDGDEMPICAVARLSEDQMQKRPESKPGTAILDGSVAAAYVVNAFR, encoded by the coding sequence ATGCGCGCCACCGCTACCGCTCTATCAATCATCACCACCGTCCTGCTCGTCACGAGTTCCGGCTGTACCACGCCCGGAGGAGTGGCACTCCGCTCGGACGGCTCTCCTGGACCGCAGGAGTGTCCGGAGAAGGCGCTCGAAGTCATGCGCTACTTGAAGATACGCGTGGGTGACGCCGCGTTGGTGGAGTTGGACGCGAACCAGATCAGGTCACGTCGCGTCACCCTCTACGACGGGCCCATCGAGAGCATGCTGAAAGAGGATCTCGGTACGCTTGAGGCGACGACCCGCTTGTACGGAAAGGTCTGGACGAGCGGCCCGCAGGTCGTCATCCGCTGGTACCAGGCCCACCCACCGGACGGTGACGAAATGCCCATCTGCGCAGTGGCCCGGCTGAGCGAGGACCAGATGCAGAAACGGCCCGAGTCGAAACCGGGTACGGCCATTCTCGATGGCTCTGTCGCGGCTGCCTACGTCGTCAATGCGTTCCGGTGA
- a CDS encoding lipase secretion chaperone codes for MKTRPLVVVLVMGAVLGVGVLGWLAASDVVRDEPVAASGAMTPVRDGSAVSTTATTPARDAVRRAAAHSIAGMNAPLPAVPTSLQDTQEDGALQVDANGHLVLSADVRLLFDYYLSATGEELPEVIRARIVAALREKLPAQATEEAVRLLDDYLAYREATRTLQVPEGSAPDDMGSRLEAVRKLRREHLGDAAAHAFFSADEQVDAVALERMKLEQDATLTQDERERRIAALEEQLPSSMRAQREEALRPLRQQAEERGLLATGATAEDLRQYRLATVGDEATERLETLDRQRAEWRQRLEAFRAKREALRLAEPDVAARDAAVQRLLIDSFTPEERPRVEAADALDSELTRQQGGTSP; via the coding sequence GTGAAGACCCGTCCTCTCGTTGTCGTGCTCGTGATGGGCGCCGTCCTCGGGGTCGGCGTGCTCGGTTGGCTCGCTGCCTCGGATGTCGTGCGTGACGAGCCGGTGGCCGCCTCCGGTGCCATGACTCCGGTGCGCGACGGGTCAGCGGTCTCAACCACTGCCACGACTCCGGCACGGGATGCGGTGCGTCGGGCGGCGGCCCACTCCATCGCTGGCATGAACGCGCCCCTCCCGGCGGTGCCCACGTCGCTTCAGGACACGCAGGAGGACGGCGCGCTCCAGGTGGATGCCAACGGTCATCTCGTGCTGTCGGCCGACGTGCGCCTGCTCTTCGACTACTACCTCTCCGCTACCGGCGAGGAGCTGCCCGAGGTCATCCGCGCGCGCATCGTCGCGGCCCTCCGGGAGAAGCTGCCTGCCCAGGCCACGGAGGAAGCAGTGCGGCTTCTCGACGATTACCTCGCGTATCGCGAGGCGACGCGCACGTTGCAGGTGCCTGAGGGAAGTGCACCGGACGACATGGGCAGTCGGCTGGAGGCCGTGCGCAAACTGCGCCGCGAGCACCTGGGCGACGCCGCGGCGCACGCCTTCTTCAGCGCGGACGAGCAGGTGGACGCCGTGGCGCTGGAGCGCATGAAGCTGGAGCAGGACGCCACGTTGACGCAAGACGAGCGCGAGCGGCGAATCGCCGCGCTGGAGGAGCAGCTCCCATCCTCGATGAGGGCCCAGCGCGAGGAGGCCCTGCGCCCGCTGCGACAGCAGGCCGAGGAGCGCGGGTTGCTCGCCACCGGCGCCACGGCGGAGGACCTGCGCCAGTACCGCCTCGCCACCGTCGGCGATGAAGCCACCGAGCGTCTGGAGACGCTGGACCGACAGCGAGCGGAGTGGAGGCAGCGGCTCGAAGCGTTCCGTGCGAAGCGCGAGGCCCTGCGCCTCGCCGAGCCGGACGTGGCCGCGCGGGATGCCGCCGTGCAGCGGCTGCTCATCGACTCCTTCACGCCCGAGGAACGCCCACGCGTGGAGGCTGCTGACGCGCTCGACTCAGAGCTCACGAGGCAGCAGGGCGGAACGAGCCCGTAG
- a CDS encoding COX15/CtaA family protein: protein MTHAASSRRFQVFSLGVLVYSLGVILWGAFVRATGSGAGCGAHWPVCNGEVVPRAPTLQTLIEYTHRLTSGLAMVLAVAMCVWGVRAHVKGHPARRAAVWALVFMVTEALVGAGIVLLKYVADNASVGRALWMGVHLVNTFLLVGAQTLVVWFSRGRAPLALRGQGLAGLLLGTSVAGLLLLGVSGAVAALGDTLFPAESLAHGLSQDMSETAHVLLRLRVMHPVLAVFVGALVALLARWVARVRPSPEVKKAATAIVIVYAAQLCAGIVNLVLLAPVWMQLVHLLLADLVWMSLVRLCAAGLATDAPRAVAVSQPTSHAEPV from the coding sequence ATGACTCACGCCGCCTCGTCCCGTCGGTTCCAGGTCTTCAGCCTGGGGGTGCTCGTCTACTCGTTGGGCGTGATTCTCTGGGGCGCCTTCGTGCGGGCGACGGGCTCGGGGGCGGGCTGCGGGGCGCACTGGCCGGTGTGCAACGGCGAGGTGGTGCCGCGCGCGCCGACGCTTCAGACGCTCATCGAGTACACGCACCGGCTGACGAGCGGACTGGCCATGGTGCTGGCCGTGGCGATGTGCGTGTGGGGCGTACGGGCCCACGTGAAGGGGCACCCGGCGCGGCGCGCGGCGGTGTGGGCGCTCGTGTTCATGGTGACCGAGGCGCTGGTGGGCGCGGGCATCGTCCTCCTCAAGTACGTGGCGGACAACGCGTCGGTGGGCCGGGCGCTGTGGATGGGCGTGCACCTGGTGAACACGTTCCTCCTGGTGGGCGCGCAGACGCTGGTGGTGTGGTTCTCGCGCGGGCGCGCGCCGCTGGCGCTGCGGGGCCAGGGGCTGGCGGGGCTGCTGTTGGGCACGAGCGTGGCGGGGCTGCTGCTTCTCGGGGTGAGTGGCGCGGTGGCGGCGCTCGGGGACACGCTGTTTCCGGCGGAGAGCCTGGCGCACGGGCTGAGCCAGGACATGTCCGAGACGGCGCACGTGCTCCTCCGCCTGCGTGTGATGCACCCGGTGCTGGCGGTGTTCGTGGGCGCGCTGGTGGCGCTGCTGGCGCGGTGGGTGGCGAGGGTGCGGCCTTCTCCGGAAGTGAAGAAGGCGGCCACGGCCATCGTCATCGTGTACGCGGCGCAGTTGTGCGCGGGCATCGTCAACCTGGTGCTGCTGGCGCCGGTGTGGATGCAGCTCGTGCACCTGCTGCTGGCGGACCTGGTGTGGATGTCGCTGGTGCGGCTGTGCGCGGCGGGCCTCGCCACGGACGCGCCGAGGGCCGTGGCCGTGTCGCAGCCGACATCACACGCCGAGCCGGTGTGA
- a CDS encoding DUF2381 family protein has protein sequence MRPILLTRSILLLVLVASSSAQARGEYEPLVRPIMLSEHPADSTHSVYVKGQVITTLRFERPVDPGKTKMIGWEGRLEPLAVVRNKVILEPIRDLHQDEGIPLVVTLVDGTEIPFLVKPPWNKRDSEWPPILDQQLDVFKDRDSYVSMYAALKDALKKNDKLTEENERYRKEENSVDHALATLLANGEVKKTPFRFVAASRPKDPDMDMVVKVYSGPGKAAATVTLTNTSYGDTWEFADARLTHDLTSYTKRPFALRLTNATIVPGQSGTIAIVADKSAFEHEGQLVDLALQIFRSDGNLQVLVQMDRTLIRQ, from the coding sequence ATGCGGCCCATCCTACTCACCCGGTCCATCCTGCTTCTCGTCCTCGTGGCTTCGTCAAGCGCGCAGGCCAGAGGCGAGTACGAACCCCTGGTGCGCCCCATCATGCTGTCCGAGCACCCGGCGGACAGCACCCACTCCGTCTACGTGAAGGGGCAAGTCATCACGACGCTGCGATTCGAGCGGCCGGTAGACCCCGGCAAGACGAAGATGATTGGCTGGGAGGGCCGGCTCGAGCCGCTCGCGGTGGTCCGCAACAAGGTCATCCTCGAGCCTATTCGGGATCTCCACCAGGACGAGGGCATTCCCCTGGTCGTGACCTTGGTGGATGGGACCGAGATTCCGTTCCTCGTGAAGCCACCCTGGAACAAGAGGGACAGTGAGTGGCCGCCGATTCTCGACCAGCAGCTCGACGTGTTCAAGGACCGGGACAGCTACGTGTCCATGTACGCGGCGCTGAAGGACGCCCTCAAGAAGAACGACAAACTGACTGAAGAGAATGAGCGCTACCGCAAGGAGGAGAACTCCGTCGACCACGCCCTCGCAACGCTGCTTGCGAACGGCGAGGTGAAGAAGACGCCGTTTCGATTCGTGGCGGCCTCCCGTCCGAAGGACCCGGACATGGATATGGTCGTCAAGGTCTACTCAGGCCCAGGCAAAGCGGCAGCAACCGTCACCCTGACGAACACCAGCTACGGCGACACGTGGGAGTTCGCTGACGCCCGCCTGACGCACGACCTTACGAGCTACACGAAGCGGCCCTTCGCGCTCCGGCTAACCAACGCCACGATTGTTCCCGGGCAGTCGGGAACCATCGCGATCGTGGCGGACAAGAGCGCCTTCGAGCATGAGGGGCAACTCGTAGATCTCGCCCTCCAGATTTTCAGGTCCGACGGCAACCTTCAGGTCTTGGTCCAAATGGATCGCACCCTGATTCGGCAGTAG
- a CDS encoding sigma-54-dependent transcriptional regulator, which translates to MEEKEEPRGLGPDVIRALRGEQSRAAFARLLGVTPLTVYRWELPDEAPQARRPRGRVAQALRNLLEGGVTPAPHAAPSQRQELRPEESARLMPCLAHLKRAEWRAAEEELLALLASGILRTPGARALMAVGLAYLQRWGRGDARSAFATLLPHLDEASSGLLPESVELQVHALAAHLYASPDGKLFDVARVDTHVARAEALLATRDDPEIRCHLRIAELATAFYLGEAERVARCTGRLAPLLPSVTDPVLRLIVEDALAHEATIRGESAQATRRFREVAEGAARMGYTYLEARNLAFLAQRRLEEACEPAEALQLVRRAREAAYGGRMVRGFSFIFAARAEAEALLRLTRFAEAEAVLDEADAVVVELSWTPLHLAVPRVLVGVVTGRYAELRRYAARLAAYDGPIQRKLTGAYALFAEGMADLAEGQPLRAAERLAETSARVAELGGWPFLRRECLVYETAARAFAGQLAEGRVLLRRARVFLERMPSAGHSAILNRFEGMLLALEGRPREAREQMEASLGTFRLAGDVSMALFTRHLLALVAKLEGDPAAEEMLSASEAELRRAGMAIPQDFTRAVTRPLHAATAPAPPGPLRLGAEALVVPFERLSVRGMGTSLLQRELLGVVEGLFPGCSPRLEELDSQGQATLLAGSASVPVTDEVEFGDGCGRRLRLGVVGPLPSDGRALLTSLSRLSGFALEVAALRGFAEVEPPASNVGDVESERDAELPGFIAASPAMKRLRAELARLSSSRATVIVTGESGSGKELVARAIHTLSTRSQRPYVAFNCAAVPRELFEGQLFGYRRGAYTGATTDHPGVIRAAHGGTLFLDEIGELPLEVQPKLLRFLENGEVFPLGEMRPVEVDVRVVTATHRDLGQLVREGRFREDLYYRLQVVPIRVPPLRERREDVVALAKHFVRMLTPEGQEPPQLGPDALAALVAHPWPGNVRELRNVIERSMAYGPLPAVLGAEQMRIAG; encoded by the coding sequence ATGGAGGAGAAGGAGGAGCCCCGCGGGTTGGGCCCCGACGTCATCCGCGCGCTGCGTGGGGAACAGAGCCGGGCCGCGTTCGCCCGCCTGCTCGGCGTCACCCCTCTCACCGTCTACCGCTGGGAGCTGCCGGACGAGGCCCCCCAGGCGCGCCGCCCGCGCGGCCGGGTGGCCCAGGCGCTCCGCAACCTGCTCGAGGGCGGTGTCACGCCCGCGCCACACGCCGCGCCCTCGCAGCGCCAGGAATTGCGCCCCGAGGAGTCCGCGCGCCTCATGCCCTGCCTCGCCCACCTGAAGCGGGCGGAGTGGCGGGCGGCGGAGGAGGAGCTGCTCGCCCTGCTGGCCTCGGGAATCCTGCGCACGCCGGGCGCCCGCGCGCTGATGGCGGTGGGCCTGGCCTACCTCCAGCGCTGGGGACGCGGCGACGCGCGCAGCGCTTTCGCAACCCTGTTGCCCCACCTGGACGAGGCCTCCTCGGGCCTGCTGCCGGAGAGCGTGGAGCTCCAGGTGCACGCCCTGGCGGCCCACCTCTACGCCTCGCCGGACGGCAAGCTGTTCGACGTGGCCCGCGTGGACACGCACGTGGCCCGGGCGGAGGCGCTGCTCGCCACGCGCGATGACCCGGAGATTCGCTGCCACCTGCGCATCGCCGAGCTGGCCACCGCCTTCTACCTGGGCGAGGCGGAGCGGGTGGCGCGCTGCACGGGACGGCTCGCGCCGCTTTTGCCCTCGGTGACGGACCCGGTGCTGCGCCTCATCGTCGAGGACGCGCTCGCGCACGAGGCCACCATCCGCGGCGAGTCCGCGCAGGCCACGCGCCGCTTCCGCGAGGTGGCCGAGGGCGCCGCGCGGATGGGCTACACCTATCTGGAGGCGCGCAACCTCGCCTTCCTCGCGCAGCGCCGGCTGGAGGAGGCGTGCGAGCCGGCGGAGGCGCTCCAGCTGGTGCGCCGCGCGCGCGAGGCCGCGTACGGCGGGCGCATGGTGCGCGGCTTCTCCTTCATCTTCGCCGCGCGCGCGGAGGCCGAGGCCCTGCTGCGCCTGACGCGCTTCGCGGAGGCCGAGGCCGTGCTGGACGAGGCGGACGCGGTGGTGGTGGAGCTGAGCTGGACGCCCCTCCACCTCGCGGTGCCGCGCGTGCTGGTGGGGGTCGTCACCGGCCGCTACGCGGAGCTGCGCCGCTACGCCGCGCGGCTGGCCGCCTATGACGGCCCCATCCAGCGCAAGCTCACCGGCGCCTACGCCCTCTTCGCGGAAGGCATGGCGGACCTCGCCGAGGGCCAGCCCCTGCGCGCCGCGGAGCGCCTCGCCGAGACGAGCGCGCGCGTGGCGGAATTGGGCGGCTGGCCCTTCCTGCGCCGCGAGTGCCTCGTCTACGAGACGGCCGCGCGCGCCTTCGCGGGCCAGCTCGCGGAGGGCCGCGTCCTCCTGCGCCGCGCGCGCGTCTTCCTGGAGCGGATGCCGTCCGCCGGCCACTCGGCCATCCTCAACCGCTTCGAGGGCATGCTCCTGGCTCTGGAGGGCCGCCCGCGCGAGGCCCGCGAGCAGATGGAGGCCTCGCTGGGCACCTTCCGCCTCGCGGGCGACGTGTCCATGGCCCTCTTCACCCGCCACCTCCTGGCGCTGGTGGCGAAGCTGGAGGGAGACCCCGCCGCGGAGGAGATGCTCTCGGCCAGCGAGGCGGAATTGCGCCGCGCGGGCATGGCCATTCCGCAGGACTTCACCCGCGCCGTGACGCGCCCGCTGCACGCCGCCACCGCGCCCGCGCCTCCGGGGCCCCTGCGGCTGGGCGCGGAGGCGCTGGTGGTGCCCTTCGAGCGGCTGTCCGTGCGCGGCATGGGCACGTCCCTCCTCCAGCGTGAGCTGTTGGGCGTGGTGGAGGGGCTGTTCCCCGGCTGCTCGCCCCGGCTGGAGGAGCTGGACTCGCAGGGCCAGGCCACACTCCTCGCCGGCTCGGCGTCAGTTCCCGTCACGGACGAGGTGGAGTTCGGAGACGGGTGCGGCCGGCGGCTGCGCCTGGGCGTGGTGGGCCCGCTGCCCTCGGACGGCCGCGCGCTGCTCACCTCGCTGTCCCGCCTGAGCGGCTTCGCGCTGGAGGTGGCGGCGCTGCGCGGCTTCGCCGAGGTGGAGCCCCCCGCCTCCAACGTGGGCGACGTGGAGTCCGAGCGAGACGCGGAGCTGCCCGGCTTCATCGCCGCGTCCCCCGCCATGAAGCGGCTGCGCGCGGAGCTGGCGCGCCTGTCCTCCAGCCGCGCCACCGTCATCGTCACCGGGGAGTCCGGCTCCGGAAAGGAGCTGGTGGCCCGCGCGATTCACACGCTGTCCACGCGCTCGCAGCGGCCCTACGTGGCCTTCAACTGCGCCGCCGTGCCGAGGGAGCTCTTCGAGGGCCAGCTCTTCGGCTACCGGCGCGGCGCGTACACCGGCGCGACGACGGACCACCCGGGCGTCATCCGCGCCGCGCACGGCGGCACCCTCTTCCTCGACGAGATTGGCGAGCTGCCGCTGGAGGTGCAGCCCAAGTTGCTGCGCTTCCTGGAGAATGGCGAGGTCTTCCCTCTCGGGGAGATGCGCCCGGTGGAGGTGGACGTGCGGGTGGTGACGGCCACGCACAGGGACTTGGGCCAGCTCGTGCGCGAGGGCCGCTTCCGCGAGGACCTCTACTACCGGCTCCAGGTGGTGCCCATCCGCGTGCCCCCGCTGCGCGAGCGGCGCGAGGACGTGGTGGCGCTGGCGAAGCACTTCGTTCGGATGCTGACGCCGGAGGGGCAGGAGCCGCCGCAACTGGGGCCGGACGCGCTGGCCGCGCTGGTGGCGCACCCGTGGCCCGGCAACGTGCGCGAATTGCGCAACGTGATTGAGCGCTCCATGGCGTATGGGCCGCTGCCCGCCGTGCTGGGAGCCGAGCAGATGCGCATCGCGGGCTGA